In Aeromicrobium wangtongii, the DNA window AAAGGGCGGCGTCCTAGGCCGCTAGACGATGGGGGCCAGAAAACCCGTTCAGCATAGACGGTGACGCGTTCCGGCGTCACACCGCGTCGGGCAGGATGGGTTCATGATCGAGGTGAGCGAGGACCGGTTCGCCGAGCTGGTGGAGGCCGCATTCGCCGCCGTGCCCGACGAGCTGGCCGACCTGCTGGACAACGTCGTGCTGTTCATCGAGGACGACGCCCCGGCCGATGACCCCACCCTGCTCGGCCTCTACGACGGAATTCCGCTGACCGAGCGCGACGGGACGTACGCGGGCGTCATGCCCGATCGCATCTTCGTCTACCGCAACCCGACCCTGCAGATCTGCGAGACGGAGGACGATGTGGTGGAGGAGGTGCGCATCACCGTCGTGCATGAGATCGCGCACCACTTCGGCATCGAGGACGACCGCCTGCACGAGCTCGGCTATGCCTGAGGTCCGCCGGGCGGCGGAGCGGTTCCACACCGTCGGCGACGGTGTGCAGACCTGGCACAGCTTCTCCTACGGCGTCCACTACGACCCCGAGCAGATCGGCTTCGGGCCGGTCATGGCGATCAACACCGAGCACATCGCCCCCGGTGGCGGCTACGACACCCACCGGCACGCCGATGTCGAGATCGTCACCTGGGTCCTGCAAGGGGTGCTGCGGCACGAGGACTCGACGGGTCAGGCCGGGCTGGTGCGTCCCGGCACGGCACAACGGCTCAGCGCGGGCACCGGCGTCGAGCACTCCGAGCGCAACGCCTCGACCGACGAGCCCCTCGTGTTCGTGCAGATGATGCTGCGCTCGGACCACGACGGCCCGCCGGAGTACGCGCAGGTCGACGTCGACCCCGCTCCCGGACGGCTGACCCCGACCGTTGACGTGCACGCCGCCGGGCAGCTGTTCGTCGTGTGGCTGGACCCGGGACAGCGGGTCACCGTCCCGGCCGCCCACCGCAGCCTGGTGATCGTCACGTCAGGGGCGCTGAGCAGTGGCGGCGTCGATCTGGAGGCGGGCGACGAGCTGCGCAGCACCGGCGAGGGGGAGCACGTCCTCGCCGCGCACGGGCCGGCGTCCGCCCTGGTGTGGCAGCTGGACTGAGTGGTCGGTGGCGCATTGTTGTTGCGTCCTGCAACGGGGTGGGACTCGTCCCCGCAACATTCAGGCCATAGTCTGAGATGGTGAGAGGCTGGAATGCGCACGCTGAGGCTGTCGATCGGCTCCTGAGGTCCTACGAGTCGATTCCCGCGGGCGCACGCGTGCGCCTCGCCAAGAAGACCTCCAACCTGTTCAGGCCACGCGCCGCCAACGAGGCGCCGGGCCTGGACGTCAGTGGCCTCGACGGCGTCATCGCGATCGACACCGCGGCCGCGACCGCCGACGTGCAGGGTGTCTGCACCTACGAGGACCTCGTCGCGGCGACCCTGTCGCTGGGCTTCATCCCGTACGTCGTGCCGCAGCTGCGGACCATCACTCTCGGCGGGGCGGTGACCGGTCTCGGCATCGAGTCGACCTCCTTCCGAAACGGCCTGCCTCACGAGTCCGTCGTGGAGATGGACATCCTGACCGGCGGGGGCGAGATCGTGACGG includes these proteins:
- a CDS encoding metallopeptidase family protein; translation: MIEVSEDRFAELVEAAFAAVPDELADLLDNVVLFIEDDAPADDPTLLGLYDGIPLTERDGTYAGVMPDRIFVYRNPTLQICETEDDVVEEVRITVVHEIAHHFGIEDDRLHELGYA
- a CDS encoding pirin family protein, giving the protein MPEVRRAAERFHTVGDGVQTWHSFSYGVHYDPEQIGFGPVMAINTEHIAPGGGYDTHRHADVEIVTWVLQGVLRHEDSTGQAGLVRPGTAQRLSAGTGVEHSERNASTDEPLVFVQMMLRSDHDGPPEYAQVDVDPAPGRLTPTVDVHAAGQLFVVWLDPGQRVTVPAAHRSLVIVTSGALSSGGVDLEAGDELRSTGEGEHVLAAHGPASALVWQLD